In the Takifugu flavidus isolate HTHZ2018 chromosome 11, ASM371156v2, whole genome shotgun sequence genome, one interval contains:
- the LOC130534176 gene encoding uncharacterized protein LOC130534176 yields MACYYIVISSTHLRDGQLRNIKGVFRGPIGTHGQRNTEDGDSSFYCELCDKQYLRHQQYDNHINSYDHHHKQRLKELKQREFYRALACRRQRRRREERREERALRSLQKNEARRSGECAPGSGPMFRSTTVAVEPVSQTRTTSVQSGADMNPSSTTLETTSQDSTTKALFPLNPALETRLLCNRPWTYRQTDPNNARVTEPSVLTGTQMGYKGMKAADIMPCTSKNIRYPNTNPSAETHDLNQMTWANRYLRQTTSPSFTPATVTDTANGIIKKTTTARCSPKITTTTTATVSKTSDISVERSKDARVTGGGSELQSIHPRLRPVSFSLPKRSCVLLHQSAAIFIQATRNSGLLEKEEGVMVQERIKDGEKVEDQQHKSPVSADVNNEDMDHWDMGKPPNLDSKTAIQATETAGRESDGIRTGTQTHLCNVIRVEDSVISRNEAQFSSCNGDGTGDQVCTKSGTEAHLYLNSGVPQENTPDNVATDRSKDLACSDNQPEVENQTQIIPTKLANGLQFSVMNLPGKIIFGSSEDSKESSSHTQAPNISSPSSNDGNETITLPPSRPKEPFCHVQSRDGSRVLLWPSEMVSYTKTSPSISYSINPLLYDFRAHNRAKEGGTDKKGRLEERSERIKPSVIKQADNQQRQEVMEGGREGKLDEREEDNEGGQAGNPMEVISHCSRSDTVSRRCGCRDESTLKLASEGHLELTLGLPEMVGRRRRKRGGVRRKGRRKMGEKPRRENKIINSPFQNLEKGEATDKEEKREEVMLSNLGDHRLVGGRKRGIKGEERKIQGDQTEPVRAGRNNEKTGELLSDLPLNRCNLCNQLCAQVKREANHCQFQQSDSGLGQELRTPLRRGTACNSMISPGARSVIQMPCCPAITPGLAQDEMREIKKNTQAGIEGGRRRGEQRRNLGKAAIRGIPNAEESMCNLVISGVTFPCQEAAKPGQEIGLVRTTHTETACDPAISLIPAPFRGTAGSQTQIIPAGHRGPTRDSAPCCTTAQTRTQLEIRSLCAHVTLTGNEVSKEEMQNGAVTADTGKRKLPEAGETPRKKRKRGRRQARRITCALRNCVQQQERPPVQLITEIGVDEACMQDHEKALKLNSKDSAKVLETLSYGPTTEHSTKRSRTEENTQFSNGTIKINDGTTVNANTPFTRHDSESNNMDCSCGLDYVPFSAEGQQQSPAGITPNNSDESSGNWNPSRDDLHIKNSKGCASKDENPPAQSNNTDRSALLLSKDLSACSKDTRTAHSQYKNRQNDSQEMSNSVISSKDKRDTIGKITQICCSKKDHSGRDKTKNEWHIDQSSNLSDSPIDCSVIDQREANGHDDIDSGQCGNSHSNHASDCNHCADADQNATEEQTSARRRQETEQTDAEKERRKEEEKERERLKERQEEWEKTWVRRKEKEKKDRERRKERDIDHYPEKRPFFPHTHPPHCIPLHSPLLLPPSLSSSSSTAFSFHHTIVQHHLSILPPPSAHLPVHPYPHLHPSFSPHLSPLALNPAPAPPPPPPPPPFPPAFYAAPSFPFLDDPGPYPIPAAFHPLQSHHPSLYPPAYPAVLPLQMLF; encoded by the exons GAGGACGGAGACTCGAGTTTCTACTGCGAGCTGTGTGATAAGCAGTACTTGAGACACCAGCAGTATGACAATCACATCAACTCCTACGACCATCACCACAAGCAG CGCCTCAAAGAGCTGAAACAGAGGGAGTTTTACCGAGCTCTGGCAtgcaggaggcagagaagacgcagggaggagaggagggaggagagagcgcTGAGGAGCCTCCAGAAGAATGAAGCAAGGCGGTCAGGAGAGTG TGCTCCAGGATCTGGGCCCATGTTCAGGTCCACAACAGTAGCAGTGGAACCAGTCAGCCAAACAAGAACAACCTCAGTACAGAGCGGGGCTGACATGAATCCAAGTAGCACCACACTGGAAACAA CATCTCAAGACTCAACAACCAAGGCCCTCTTTCCTTTGAACCCTGCACTGGAAACCAGACTCTTGTGCAACAGGCCATGGACATACAGGCAAACAGACCCCAATAACGCAAGAGTTACCGAACCCAGCGTCCTCACTGGGACCCAAATGGGATACAAGGGCATGAAGGCTGCAGACATTATGCCCTGTACTAGTAAAAATATCAGGTACCCAAACACAAATCCCTCTGCTGAAACTCATGACCTTAACCAAATGACTTGGGCTAATCGTTATTTAAGGCAAACCACTAGTCCCAGTTTCACCCCAGCAACTGTTACAGACACTGCTAATGGCATtataaagaagacaacaacaGCGAGATGCAGTCCGAAAATaacaaccaccaccaccgcaACTGTTTCTAAAACATCAGACATCAGCGTCGAGAGGAGCAAAGACGCACGCGTGACAGGTGGAGGCTCAGAGCTCCAGTCCATCCACCCCAGACTCCGCCCAGTCTCGTTCTCGCTGCCCAAACGAAGCTGTGTGCTTCTCCACCAATCAGCTGCCATTTTTATCCAAGCCACTCGAAATTCTGGCTTGttagagaaggaggaaggagtgATGGTGCAAGAACGAATCAAAGATGGTGAAAAGGTGGAAGACCAACAACATAAGTCCCCAGTATCCGCAGATGTGAATAATGAAGACATGGATCACTGGGACATGGGAAAACCGCCCAATTTAGATAGTAAAACTGCAATTCAAGCTACTGAAACTGCAGGCAGAGAGTCTGACGGGATAAGAACAGGAACACAGACTCATTTATGTAATGTGATCAGAGTTGAGGACTCTGTTATTAGTAGGAATGAAGCTCAGTTCTCCTCATGTAATGGTGATGGGACTGGAGACCAAGTCTGCACCAAAAGTGGGACTGAAgctcatctttatttaaacagtggAGTCCCGCAAGAAAACACTCCTGATAATGTTGCCACGGATCGGTCTAAAGATTTAGCATGCAGCGACAACCAGCCTGAGGTGGAAAACCAAACACAGATAATCCCCACCAAGCTAGCAAACGGACTGCAGTTTTCTGTTATGAATCTGCCTGGAAAGATCATTTTTGGTTCTTCGGAAGACTCCAAAGAATCGTCCAGTCACACTCAAGCACCAAATatctcatcaccatcatcaaatgATGGTAACGAGACCATAACTTTGCCTCCCAGTCGTCCTAAAGAGCCATTTTGCCATGTCCAGAGTCGAGACGGTAGCAGGGTTCTTCTCTGGCCATCAGAGATGGTCAGCTACACCAAAACATCACCTTCCATCTCTTACAGCATCAACCCCCTACTCTATGACTTCAGAGCACATAACAGGGCCAAGGAAGGGGGAACGGACAAGAAAGGAAGGCTAGAGGAAAGGAGCGAGAGAATAAAGCCGTCTGTGATCAAACAAGCCGACAaccagcagaggcaggaagttatggaaggaggaagggaagggaagttagatgaaagagaggaagataatgaaggaggacaagcaggaaatCCTATGGAAGTTATAAGCCATTGTAGCAGAAGCGATACAGTTTCCCGCCGCTGTGGCTGCCGTGACGAAAGCACTTTAAAATTGGCTTCAGAAGGCCACCTTGAACTCACACTGGGCCTTCCTGAAATGgtggggaggagaaggaggaaaaggggaggaGTGAGGCgaaagggaagaagaaagaTGGGAGAAAAGCCCAGAAGAGAAAATAAGATAATAAATAGTCCTTTTCAGAATCTGGAAAAAGGAGAAGCCAcagacaaagaagaaaagagggaggaggtgatgcTAAGTAATCTCGGAGATCATCGACTAGTAGGTGGCAGAAAAAGGGGGataaaaggagaagagagaaagattCAAGGAGATCAGACGGAGCCAGTGAGGGCAGGCAGAAATAACGAAAAGACAGGAGAGCTATTAAGTGATCTTCCCTTAAATCGCTGTAATCTGTGTAACCAGCTGTGTGCACAGGTGAAAAGGGAGGCCAACCACTGTCAATTCCAGCAATCAGACTCCGGGTTGGGCCAGGAACTCAGAACACCCCTCCGCAGGGGTACAGCATGTAACTCAATGATTAGCCCCGGCGCTAGGTCTGTTATACAGATGCCATGCTGCCCCGCAATTACACCCGGCCTGGCTCAGGATGAGATGAGggagataaagaaaaacacacaagcagggATTGAGGGGGGAAGGCGGAGGGGTGAGCAGCGGAGGAATCTGGGGAAGGCTGCGATAAGAGGCATTCCGAATGCTGAAGAAAGCATGTGCAACCTTGTTATCAGCGGCGTTACTTTTCCCTGCCAAGAAGCAGCAAAACCAGGACAAGAAATTGGTCTCGTTCGTACAACTCACACGGAAACAGCGTGTGATCCAGCGATTAGCCTCATCCCTGCTCCCTTTAGAGGAACAGCAGGCAGTCAGACACAAATAATAcctgcaggacacagaggtCCAACGCGGGACTCGGCCCCAtgctgcacaacagcacagACCAGAACACAACTGGAAATTAGATCACTCTGTGCCCACGTCACCCTCACCGGCAACGAGGTTTCAAAAGAAGAAATGCAAAACGGGGCAGTGACAGCCGACACAGGCAAGAGGAAATTGCCAGAGGCCGGGGAAACACCGAGGAAAAAGCGGAAACGTGGAAGGAGACAGGCGAGAAGAATCACCTGTGCTTTGAGGAATTGCGTGCAGCAACAGGAAAGACCTCCTGTTCAGTTGATTACAGAGATCGGTGTAGATGAGGCGTGTATGCAGGACCATGAAAAAGCACTTAAATTAAACAGCAAAGACTCTGCAAAGGTTCTGGAGACTCTAAGTTACGGACCCACGACAGAGCACAGCACCAAAAGAAGCAGGACAGAGGAAAACACTCAGTTTTCTAATGGAACAATAAAAATCAACGATGGGACAACAGTTAACGCGAACACACCCTTCACCCGTCATGACAGCGAGAGCAACAATATGGATTGCTCCTGTGGCTTAGACTATGTTCCTTTCAGTGCTGAGGGACAGCAGCAAAGTCCTGCCGGCATCACACCAAACAACAGTGATGAAAGTTCTGGGAACTGGAATCCTTCGCGAGACGATCTGCACATCAAAAACAGCAAAGGCTGCGCAAGTAAAGATGAGAATCCTCCTGCTCAGAGCAACAACACAGACAGATCTGCGCTGCTACTTTCAAAAGACCTTTCTGCCTGTTCTAAAGACACACGCACGGCGCACAGCCAATATAAAAACAGGCAAAATGACAGCCAGGAAATGTCCAATTCTGTTATTTCGAGTAAAGACAAAAGAGACACTATTGGAAAGATTACGCAGATATGTTGTAGTAAAAAAGATCACAGTGGGAGGGATAAAACCAAGAATGAGTGGCATATTGACCAGAGTAGCAACCTTTCTGATTCACCGATTGATTGCAGTGTTATTGATCAAAGGGAGGCAAATGGCCATGATGATATTGACAGTGGACAGTGTGGTAATTCCCACAGTAATCACGCCAGTGATTGCAATCACTGCGCTGATGCCGATCAAAATGCgacggaggaacagacgagTGCGCGCAGGAGGCAAGAGACGGAGCAAACAGATGCTGAGAAGGAGcgcaggaaggaagaggagaaagagagggagaggctgaAGGAGAGGCAAGAGGAGTGGGAAAAGACATGggtgaggagaaaagaaaaggaaaagaaggacagggagaggagaaaagagagagatatTGATCATTATCcagaaaaaaggccttttttcccTCATACCCACCCTCCCCATTGTATACCCCTccattctcctctccttcttccaccgtccctctcctcctcctcctccacagccttcTCTTTCCACCACACCATTGTCCAGCATCACCTCTCTATtcttcctccaccttcagcccaCCTACCTGTGCACCCTTATCCTCATCTTCACCCTTCCTTCTCACCACATCTCTCACCCCTCGCTCTCAacccagctcctgctcctcctccgccaccaccccctcctccatttCCACCTGCTTTCTACGCCGCACCCTCCTTCCCTTTCCTCGACGACCCTGGTCCGTATCCCATCCCAGCTGCTTTTCACCCACTGCAGAGTCACCACCCATCTCTGTATCCCCCAGCTTATCCTGCAGTCCTGCCCCTACAGATGTTGTTCTGA